GAAGGTTAGGCctcaaaaagcatttttggggaCAATTTGCACCGTAAAGATTGGAGTTTCGttggcaaaatatttcaaagagCAGGTCAACAGATAAAAACCTACTTTTATAATAGGGAACTTTCACCCTTCCTCTCAAGAAATATGGTACAGTCGAGgctctcttaacggacactctcgtaagcggacagctctacttacgGCCACCTTGTTTGAAACCCCGTTTTAACTCCCATACAAACTCTGTATTTTTacattctcgtaagcggacattcCCGTAAGCGGCCGCGGACACTTTCAGAGATTACGACttagactttttctttgtttttaagctcccgtaagcggacacgcgaaagaaaatcaacaacctCTGTACAGTATCTTGtttttatcaatcaaccattttaatttgctgtcgtcacaatgattttacagtaattacagtaccatatttcaatgtttgttttgtcgttATCCACGTCCGGTTACATTAACGAGCACATGCGCTTGTGACTGGAATTACAACGTTGTCCGCCAGCACATTGTAGCCAAGGCACTCAAGTTTCGATTTTAGCCAAGGCAGAGACATTTTAGTGTCACCATAAAAATATACTGGCAAGGAATTTCTAAGCCGTATCCAGCTCCTCTGTTTACTCGCTTTCCCCGTACAAcagtctttcctttgtttgttccccgcTTTAAAAACTTGCTAACAAACAGCGACATCCTCAAAGGAATGTGTCCGAGTATTTCATCGTTCTTGTTTATGGTGTTTGGGTGTTCTTGAGTCGACAGTTCTTGATGATACGCTTCTTCACGTAGTCTCACTATAGCTACTGCATTTGTGTCCTTCACATTGTTTGGCTCACGCTTCAAGATCCTTTCCTCATTCAGTTGTGGTTGCCAGCCTGACTGATCTTTGTACACATGGTATCCACGAATGTACGATACCACCGTTAAAAAGGATCCTTCGAAGGATGCCATTATATATCTGCAATAGAACTGTGCGGCGATTTTGGCGACGGCCGACCTTGAAAGACTAAAAATGGATCGAAATctaccaatcacaagtgaacaTGTGTTTTCTTCACGCGCCACATGACATGATCTTTTGACATCACTCATCCCGGTTCAAAAGGTCACGCAAATAggttgtgattggtggatttcgaTCCTGCGATATGTTAAAGACGTACAGTTTTGCTATGCTATGCTTTGGACAAAACACGTGCTTAAAATGTCTCGCTGTATAAGCTGTTCGAGTAGTACAAATTATGTTTGCCTGAGCTGTAAAAAGTCCGCTTGCAATAAATCCAAAGACTGCTCTGTCCCTGCTGATGAAGAAACTCCTGGCTGGAAAACAGGCATTTCTGTGGCTTATTGTATTTCCTGTTTTAAGAAGAAAACCGAGAAGGGCAAGCAACCCAAGAAAGAAGCAAAACCTTTGAAACAAGATAAGAAGCAAAACGAACTGCCAACACGAAAATGTCTAAGTCTACGCGAAAAAGTTGAAGTGATACATGCGTCCAAAGAACTAGCGCAAAGTGCGAGACAGTTGGCAAAGAGATTTGGATGCGGAAAGACCCAAATAGCACAGATTCTTGCGAGGAAGGACACCATTCTCGAGGAATGGACTTCAAATGGTACCGGAAGTCACAAGAGGAGCAACAATGAGAAGTTTGAGAAGATAAACCATCTTCTTTGGGAATGGTACATAAAGGCAAGAGGAGCCAATATTCCAGTGGATGGGCCACTTCTCAAGGAGGAAGCACGCTTAATCGCAGAACAACTCGGCGAAACATCATTCAAAGGAACCGACGGCTGGCTTGCAAAGTGGAAGAAAAGGCATAATATCGCCCTGCTAAATATTGCTGGCGAGGAAGGAGATGTTAGCCAAGAGACTGTCGAAAGCTGGAGTGAGCGTGTCAAAGAATTGACAAGGGGTTTTGCCCCAGAAGACATTTGGAACGAGGACGAGACAGGGACATTCTGGAAAGCTTTGCCCACAACATCACTCGCAGAAAAAGGAAAGCGCTGTCAAGGAGGAAAGAATGCCAAACAAAGAATTACCGCCGCCTTCTTTGGGAATGCTGCCGGTGCCAAGGAAAGCCCTATCCTGATTGGCAAAAGCCGAAAGCCCCGCTGCTTTTCTAAGTTGCAAGATATTTCACGACCTTGTGGAGCCCAGTATTTTAATAACGACAAAGCGTGGATGAGAACTGAAATAATGAGCAATGTCATTACTAATCTCAATAGCAAGATGAAGCGTGAAAACCGGCACATTATCCTGTTCCTTGACAACGCATCATGTCACCCTAGCTCCCTGAAGGGTATGTTCTCAAATGTTCAAATCGAGTTCTTACCGAAAAACACCACCTCACGCACGCAACCTCTGGACGCAGGAATAATAAAGACCTGGAAGATGTACTATAAGCGAAAGCTACTGCGACACGTTGCAAGTGAAATTGACGGCAAGAAGACGGCGAGCGAAATTGTGAAGTCTGTTAACCTTCTGATGGCAATAAGGTGGATGGTGAGCGCGTGGGAGGAGGTACCATCAGAAGTAATCTCAAAGTGCTTCAAGCATGTTGGAATGTATCCAGACCAGGAAACCGAGATGGATGACGATCCATTCGCCGGCGAAGAGTTGCTCGAAATTGAGGAGCTCTTGTCTCGCATCTCTCCAGATCTAGACGTATCTTTTGTCGATGTGGAGGTTGATGCACACGAACCTCCAGTTGACACAACACTGCCCAACTGGAGAGAGAAAATGCGTAATGACATCCTCGGGGCATCGGAGGGGACTGAAGCAAGTGACGAAGAGTCGATTGAAGAGTCTGAAGAATTAAAGACTCCAGAAGTCAGTTCAGTGAAAGGTGCACTCgagctttcaaaaaagttgttggATTTCTCTGACTGGCAGGGAGACGAAAAACTGTCGCAAGCCATCACACGCGTAAACGATGCCTTGACGGACTTGCAACTTAAATCTTTGAAGCAGTCTTCCATCCGCAGTTACCTATCGTAACTACTCAGACTAATAGAAGTTGAAGCCTGACTGAAAGACACACATGTCGTAAACATTTAAACTGTATCATAACTTTTTGTTGCAGTGGCTGTTAATGTTGGTTACAATtctgatttgttatttttgaaaatcactGAGGTGCATTCCCATTACTGCAGTATACAGTACTGTAATACTGTTCAGTTATCGTTATTATCGAAGGATTGTATAGGgcgcaataaaacaaaagtgtcatttaatagcacggtttttttttgtataccaatatttattgttaGCTGGGCAAGCCCCCGTAAGCGGCCATCTATCCCCTACACCTCTAGTGGCCGCTTACGAGAAccattctcgtaagcggccaGCTCCAGTTACGGACATTTTTATCccgtcccgagggtgtccgcttacgagagctttgaCTGTATCAGTTTTTTTTCACCTTCAAtgctgcccccccccccccccgacccCAATACCCCTGGGGACCCCTAAGCCTTAGCCTTATCATTTACAAGGGTTTCAAGAGacgttttttcaaaaagctgaaaataaatCATGTTCTAACAAACTTTTCTCTTCCTGGTGTTCGGATTTtgatcaaaattaaaagtggaTGTGAATATTATATATTTTGCGAATCGTTTGATGCTAAAAACTCCGTGGTCACTCCATAAGTTTTTGCAGGCCAATATATTTCAACTGTATACCAAgacaaaattttgatatttcgtACTTTTTATACGCGattgtctttctttcaaataatattaatacgGCGATTTCACCCAAGAACGTTAGAACATCTCCTATAGAATAGCTTGCATCTTGTTATTTTAGCTGGTGATTCAGGTAATATCTTTTGGCAATTCAGTTCGTGCCGGTTGCCTTGTCGTGTTGTAGAGAATGCTCAGTAAGGCACTCTTAAACTTTGGGATGCTTAATTATGAAATGCCTAGCTATAAAATTGCTCGCAAGCTAATTAACATGCAGTACGAAAGCTGCGAAGTTCAATGATTTCATGCTCACCAAGGGTTTTAATATTCTGTTTACATTTGCGTGCGTTTCCGCTGACCGGTTCTTATTGCTCGCAGCGCGAGGAGTGCCTCCGGAGAACTTAAATTTTCTTCCGGCCTGCTCTTAAGGCGGGGGTACACATGAAAGCCTCTTAAATCGGTTTAATGGAAATATCTCCTTCGCGTTTCAAGCAATACAAAAACCAATGCTCAAAACACAAATCGATGTTTTGgggtgttttgtaaatttttaaattttggaggggatagtttttctcaaaatagtagtaaaatttggagaaataagaaatagttaagatttgatgtagtttgaaaatTGATATATGGACACCCAAAGAATCCCCTACCAAGCTGGTGTGCTCTTGGGTTGGGTTCaactgtctgttggtgttccaaaaataattttctttcttttgtcccTTCTTTAAACCTCTTAAAATGCCCTTTAAATTCACGTGTACCCCCACCTTAAAGGAACCTCCActtaaacaacaaaataaccttaaaccacaaaacataatgttaacaattaaaaatattcaactttttttttcccaatcaaAGCAGTTTGtttccaatttaaaaaaaaaggaatttttcctGGCCGCCGCCGTAATTGTGACGTATCATGGTTGACCTATTTTTCCGACACAAAAAGCTTTTGTTCTGGAACATGACAACGGCGACAGCTACAAGAacgtgacaaatttgcatatttaatgagccaaaaaaaaagctttgcacgccctgcacgtgcgtttttcacttgtgtccatttctttgccgtcgtcagcaaaacaacaacgtgaaatagccaaatttgaggttttatcaaaGACGTAAGCACTtgatgataaattttcattttcttccctaaattaagtgccgttccaacgagtgtcatctttgaggaactaccacaccgttgtcatattaaaaagattgaaatagccacgaagcgattaaaataagaGATGACGATCCCATTGCCGTCACGCTCCCTAATAGGTCAACCACGACATGTCACAATAGGAAGCTTACGCAAGGATGACGAAGATGCCAACGAGAAcggtaattcctttgaaattgttctactagtTACATTGTAACTTGATATagttaacattcatgatatgaacatttaaaaaatgcaataaaaaaatggggttacCATACTTGTTTACGcttcagcaggctcttaaaatggggtattttactggttgcgcgttaaaaattcgaatcaccttcatagaGAATTAAGTCCTGGTTGCTTGAaagacacaattttttttcttgacggtaaagctttttttatttgcataagcagtattgcttcatttaagccgtttttgattgtctggttgtgggaatattgcACTTTTTCGGACAGTTCCgcggttagcttgaagtcctcgccttggccaaaatacacccagtacggaactattttccaaaaaaatcatgttctactatcaaaattttttcttcttcaaatatgttctttaatagaatgttcttagcaaatacctgaaaaaaaaaaaaaaaatcgggggttaCCGTGCTTGTTCCCTCACAAACTGCCGTGCAAGGTGGTCATGGATTCAGAGATCACAATGAGGTGGAGAATTGGCGCGGTGGGGACTGGGACGAGACAAAATGGCGCTCATCGTGTTCGAAGCGTGCACTCGAGATCAAGCTTGGTTTCGGTTGTTTTCGGGTGTTTTTATGCGTGTGATATTGCCAACACAGAAATTTATACTTGGAAAGagtgcaaaaataacaaagaataaggTAAGTTAATATTTgatgagattttaaagttatgaACCTTTAGTGTGGATTATTTTGTAGCGCTGGCCTTCTGT
The genomic region above belongs to Montipora capricornis isolate CH-2021 chromosome 8, ASM3666992v2, whole genome shotgun sequence and contains:
- the LOC138014181 gene encoding tigger transposable element-derived protein 6-like; this encodes MSRCISCSSSTNYVCLSCKKSACNKSKDCSVPADEETPGWKTGISVAYCISCFKKKTEKGKQPKKEAKPLKQDKKQNELPTRKCLSLREKVEVIHASKELAQSARQLAKRFGCGKTQIAQILARKDTILEEWTSNGTGSHKRSNNEKFEKINHLLWEWYIKARGANIPVDGPLLKEEARLIAEQLGETSFKGTDGWLAKWKKRHNIALLNIAGEEGDVSQETVESWSERVKELTRGFAPEDIWNEDETGTFWKALPTTSLAEKGKRCQGGKNAKQRITAAFFGNAAGAKESPILIGKSRKPRCFSKLQDISRPCGAQYFNNDKAWMRTEIMSNVITNLNSKMKRENRHIILFLDNASCHPSSLKGMFSNVQIEFLPKNTTSRTQPLDAGIIKTWKMYYKRKLLRHVASEIDGKKTASEIVKSVNLLMAIRWMVSAWEEVPSEVISKCFKHVGMYPDQETEMDDDPFAGEELLEIEELLSRISPDLDVSFVDVEVDAHEPPVDTTLPNWREKMRNDILGASEGTEASDEESIEESEELKTPEVSSVKGALELSKKLLDFSDWQGDEKLSQAITRVNDALTDLQLKSLKQSSIRSYLS